In Clostridium sp., one DNA window encodes the following:
- a CDS encoding MFS transporter codes for MKINKLKNYIVFWLSQSISQLGSSMTSFTLVIWAYKQTNSAMTVSLITFSYYLPYIVVSIFAGAFIDNHKKRTIILCSDCIAAMCSMVVLILTFVNKLEIVHIYMVNFIVGFMNSFQSPAESITISILVPKDKYFKISGLNSFSNSLLAVVTPMLAVFISSFMGLQGVIIIDLITFIFAFTVLLIFIKIPEKINRQCSILYGCKEGILFLLNHKGIFYIIISMVSLNFFSRLTYENILSPMILARSGGNTYVLGIVSGILGIGGIIGGIVVSTKKIIDDNVKLIYFSAAFSFLFGDLLMGLGQTLFIWCIAAIMASVPIPFISAGQNVIIYNTIPKEIQGRVFAVRNTVQFCTIPIGIILGGFLSDYIFEPFMKSNNIVALNLQKVVGYGAGSGMAVMFLFTGILGAITSILWYKNKDIQDINSTL; via the coding sequence ATGAAAATAAATAAACTTAAAAATTACATAGTATTTTGGTTAAGCCAATCAATTTCACAATTAGGAAGTTCAATGACAAGTTTTACTTTAGTTATTTGGGCATATAAACAGACAAATTCAGCAATGACCGTATCACTTATTACATTTTCTTACTATTTACCATATATTGTTGTAAGCATTTTTGCCGGAGCATTTATTGACAATCATAAGAAAAGAACAATTATTTTATGCTCTGACTGCATAGCAGCTATGTGCTCGATGGTTGTTTTAATATTAACATTTGTCAACAAGTTAGAAATTGTTCATATATATATGGTAAATTTCATTGTTGGATTTATGAATTCTTTTCAATCACCAGCTGAATCAATAACCATCAGTATACTGGTTCCAAAAGATAAATATTTCAAGATAAGTGGGCTGAATTCTTTTTCAAATTCATTGCTTGCCGTGGTTACACCCATGCTTGCTGTTTTTATAAGTTCTTTTATGGGCCTACAAGGGGTTATAATAATTGATCTAATTACCTTTATTTTTGCTTTCACCGTATTGTTGATATTTATAAAAATACCAGAAAAAATAAATAGACAATGTAGTATTTTGTATGGCTGCAAAGAAGGAATATTATTTCTACTTAATCATAAAGGAATATTTTATATAATTATTAGCATGGTATCTTTAAATTTTTTTTCACGATTAACTTACGAGAATATTTTATCTCCAATGATATTGGCAAGAAGTGGTGGAAATACTTATGTTCTTGGAATAGTTAGTGGAATACTTGGTATAGGCGGTATTATAGGAGGAATCGTTGTTTCAACCAAAAAGATTATAGATGACAACGTAAAGCTAATATATTTTTCTGCTGCGTTTTCATTCCTATTTGGTGATTTATTGATGGGGTTAGGACAAACACTATTTATTTGGTGTATAGCAGCTATTATGGCAAGCGTACCAATTCCATTCATAAGTGCCGGACAAAATGTTATTATTTATAATACTATTCCAAAAGAAATTCAAGGGCGAGTTTTTGCTGTCAGAAATACAGTTCAGTTTTGTACTATACCTATTGGTATTATATTAGGGGGATTTTTATCAGATTATATATTTGAGCCGTTTATGAAATCTAACAATATAGTTGCTTTAAATTTACAAAAGGTAGTAGGCTATGGTGCCGGAAGCGGAATGGCTGTTATGTTTTTATTCACAGGCATATTAGGAGCAATTACAAGCATTTTATGGTATAAAAACAAGGATATACAAGATATTAATTCCACATTATAA
- a CDS encoding sugar porter family MFS transporter, translated as MNKKVSPTLIYFFGAFGGFMFGYDIGIINGALPGIKATWNINPWLEGLITSGLFVGAMIGASLMASLADRFGRRRMIMWSAIVFAIGAIGSGFSTNTSFLIIARIILGMAVGGASALVPMYMGEISPAETRGKLSGLNQLMITIGMLSAYGINYAFVHVFEGWRWMLGGAVVPAMVLLFGTFLLPESPRFLVRIGKNELARQVLQMLRSPEEAEREYKGIIDAQHSDAGSFKDLFSKMALPSVIAGCGLTLLQQIQGANTIFYYSSQILAKVFGSELGGVISTVGIGVVFVLATIVTLLIVDKFKRRTLFMSGSIGMGISLLLVGLIYPSAQANHVWAMWTVFFFICIYVIFYAYSWAAVTWIVVGELFPSNVRGIATGIASTVNWFGNILVALFFPVLLETVGLSVIFFGFAAICVLGFIFAKYLLYETKGKSLEEIETYLYERSIGKVVGLMKN; from the coding sequence ATGAATAAAAAAGTATCTCCAACATTAATTTACTTCTTTGGAGCTTTTGGAGGATTTATGTTTGGGTATGATATCGGAATAATTAACGGTGCGTTACCTGGAATTAAGGCCACGTGGAATATTAATCCATGGCTGGAGGGTTTGATTACTTCTGGATTGTTTGTAGGAGCTATGATTGGTGCTTCACTAATGGCCTCATTGGCAGATCGTTTCGGTCGCCGCCGAATGATCATGTGGAGTGCGATTGTATTTGCAATCGGTGCCATAGGATCTGGATTTTCTACTAATACAAGTTTTTTGATTATTGCCCGTATTATTTTAGGAATGGCTGTAGGTGGTGCATCTGCTTTGGTTCCAATGTATATGGGAGAAATCAGCCCTGCTGAAACACGCGGGAAGCTGTCAGGTTTAAATCAGTTGATGATAACTATAGGAATGCTCAGTGCATATGGTATAAATTATGCATTTGTGCATGTATTTGAAGGATGGCGCTGGATGCTTGGAGGTGCTGTTGTACCGGCTATGGTATTGCTATTTGGAACATTTTTGTTGCCGGAATCACCACGATTCTTGGTTAGAATCGGTAAAAATGAATTAGCCAGACAGGTGCTACAAATGTTACGTTCTCCTGAAGAAGCAGAAAGAGAATATAAAGGAATTATTGATGCACAGCATTCTGATGCAGGCTCATTTAAGGATTTATTTTCTAAAATGGCACTGCCTTCTGTAATTGCAGGCTGTGGATTGACACTATTGCAGCAAATTCAAGGTGCAAATACAATTTTTTATTACTCGTCACAAATTCTAGCAAAGGTTTTCGGTTCGGAACTAGGTGGGGTTATCAGTACAGTCGGCATTGGTGTAGTCTTTGTATTGGCAACGATTGTAACATTATTGATTGTAGATAAATTTAAACGTCGTACACTATTTATGTCAGGTTCTATTGGTATGGGAATCTCCTTATTATTGGTAGGACTGATCTATCCTTCTGCTCAAGCCAATCATGTATGGGCAATGTGGACTGTATTTTTCTTTATCTGTATATATGTTATCTTTTATGCATACTCTTGGGCTGCTGTTACGTGGATCGTAGTTGGGGAATTGTTTCCAAGTAATGTTCGTGGAATTGCTACCGGTATTGCATCAACGGTCAACTGGTTTGGCAATATTTTAGTTGCTCTGTTCTTCCCGGTATTACTTGAAACAGTAGGATTGTCTGTAATTTTCTTTGGCTTTGCTGCAATTTGTGTTTTAGGATTTATATTTGCTAAATATCTTCTTTATGAAACAAAAGGAAAATCACTGGAAGAAATTGAAACATACCTGTATGAGCGATCAATTGGAAAAGTTGTTGGATTGATGAAAAATTAA
- a CDS encoding GntR family transcriptional regulator has product MKHKYEVVKEKIIKWAIDGKYKSHEKIPTESEMMDLFKVSRHTIRRALSDLSSENYLYRIQGSGIYLSDFKQNESYLKRYKNIGVLTTFISNYIFPDIIGGIEDTLYEKSYSLLLSSTRNNIMFENRNLNNLLAHKIDGLIMEPTKSSYQNPNTGYLNNLVEQNIPFIMINASYPQIQAPNLCVDDFKGGKIAAEYFFNLGHKNVMGIFKVDDLQGVHRMNGFISECQRNDVLLHQDQIVTYLSEETDSLLPDRIKRIIGKDEHPTGIFCYNDEIAFMVVNIVHSLNLKVPEDISVIGFDDSQISKIITPRLTTITHPKQKMGIDAAKLIIKLINNNNQFSKSDSVLYEPKLIVRNSTTSIN; this is encoded by the coding sequence ATGAAGCATAAATATGAAGTTGTCAAGGAAAAGATTATAAAATGGGCAATAGATGGCAAATATAAATCGCATGAAAAGATTCCAACTGAGTCAGAAATGATGGATTTGTTTAAAGTAAGTAGGCATACTATAAGAAGGGCTTTAAGCGACTTGTCTTCTGAAAATTATTTGTATAGAATACAAGGCAGCGGTATATACCTGTCCGATTTTAAACAAAATGAGTCCTACTTAAAAAGGTATAAAAATATAGGTGTGCTTACTACATTTATTTCTAATTATATATTTCCAGATATAATTGGGGGAATTGAAGATACTCTTTACGAAAAATCATATTCTCTTTTATTGTCTTCTACAAGAAACAACATAATGTTCGAAAATAGAAATTTAAATAATTTATTAGCCCACAAAATAGATGGACTTATAATGGAGCCTACGAAAAGTTCATATCAAAATCCAAATACAGGATATTTAAATAATCTTGTAGAACAAAATATTCCATTTATTATGATAAATGCGTCTTATCCTCAAATACAAGCTCCAAATTTATGTGTAGATGATTTTAAGGGGGGGAAGATAGCGGCTGAGTATTTTTTTAATTTGGGGCATAAAAATGTAATGGGGATTTTCAAAGTGGATGATTTACAAGGTGTTCACAGGATGAATGGTTTCATATCAGAGTGCCAGAGAAATGATGTTTTGCTGCATCAAGATCAGATCGTAACTTATTTATCTGAAGAGACAGATAGTTTATTGCCTGATAGAATTAAAAGAATTATTGGCAAAGATGAGCATCCAACAGGAATTTTTTGTTATAATGATGAAATTGCATTTATGGTCGTAAATATTGTACATAGTTTGAATTTAAAAGTTCCTGAAGATATATCTGTTATTGGATTTGATGATTCACAAATATCAAAAATTATTACTCCGAGGCTTACTACAATAACTCATCCGAAACAGAAGATGGGAATAGATGCGGCCAAGTTAATTATCAAGCTGATTAATAATAACAATCAATTTAGCAAAAGTGATTCTGTATTATATGAACCCAAGCTTAT